In one window of Sciurus carolinensis chromosome X, mSciCar1.2, whole genome shotgun sequence DNA:
- the Fam133a gene encoding LOW QUALITY PROTEIN: protein FAM133A (The sequence of the model RefSeq protein was modified relative to this genomic sequence to represent the inferred CDS: inserted 1 base in 1 codon) has product MGKRDNRVAYMNPIAMARWRGPTQSAGPTIQDYLNRPRPTWEEVKKQLENXKKGSKALAEFEEKMNESWKKELEKSREKLLSGSESSSKKREKKKKKKKKSCRLLSSSSSADSSSSSSDSENEEKKQGKKRKKKKNRSHKSSECSTSEPGSESKESVKKKKKSKVEIGKEKYIRSLSKKRKKTYPEDKPSSPESSLESDHEEEVQAKKKRKREEQEKAMEKVKKKKKKQHKKRSKKKKKKSG; this is encoded by the exons ATGGGGAAGCGGGATAACCGGGTGGCCTACATGAATCCTATAGCAATGGCCAGGTGGAGGGGCCCAACTCAGTCTGCAGGCCCAACAATACAAGATTATCTGAATCGACCAAGGCCCACCTGGGAAGAAGtaaagaaacaattagaaa aaaagaaaggctcGAAGGCCTTAGctgaatttgaagaaaaaatgaatgaaagttgGAAGAAAGAGCTtgaaaaaagcagagagaaattaTTAAGTGGAAGTGAGAGCTCatccaaaaagagagaaaaaaagaaaaagaaaaagaagaaatcttgtCGGTTGTTATCTTCTTCATCAAGTGCTGATTCTTCAAGCAGTTCTTCAGAttcagaaaatgaggaaaagaaacaaggaaaaaagagaaagaaaaagaagaacagatcacaCAAATCATCAGAATGCTCTACATCTGAACCAGGATCAGAGAGCAAGGaatctgtaaaaaagaaaaagaagtcaaaggtagaaatagggaaagaaaagtaTATTAGAAGTCtcagcaaaaagagaaagaagacttaTCCTGAAGATAAACCATCATCACCAGAGTCCTCATTAGAATCAGATCATGAAGAGGAGGTACAagccaaaaagaagagaaagcgTGAAGAGCAagaaaaagcaatggaaaaagtaaagaagaagaaaaagaaacagcacaAGAAACgtagtaaaaagaagaaaaagaagtctggTTAA